One window from the genome of Amycolatopsis sp. NBC_01480 encodes:
- a CDS encoding TetR/AcrR family transcriptional regulator — translation MPYRRTPKVQERLDALRDSIVVAAMEQLAEHGYAGCSVAAVAERAGIAVGTVYRHFPTKAELVVRVFRQVVSREVEAVRAASERPGDAAGRVVAVFETFAARALKAPRLAYALLAEPVDALIDAERLEFRRAFRDVVAEHVADGVRAGVLPAQDAKITAAALVGAAAEVLIGPLTSGGTADVVELRTFVVRSLGGSDVRHA, via the coding sequence ATGCCCTACCGACGGACCCCGAAGGTGCAGGAGCGGCTGGACGCGTTGCGCGACTCGATCGTCGTCGCGGCGATGGAGCAGCTGGCCGAGCACGGGTACGCGGGGTGTTCGGTAGCCGCGGTCGCGGAGCGGGCCGGGATCGCGGTGGGCACGGTGTACCGCCACTTCCCCACCAAGGCCGAGCTGGTGGTGCGGGTGTTCCGGCAGGTCGTGTCCCGTGAGGTCGAGGCGGTGCGCGCGGCGTCGGAGCGGCCCGGGGACGCAGCCGGCCGAGTGGTCGCGGTGTTCGAGACGTTCGCCGCGCGGGCGTTGAAGGCGCCGCGCTTGGCGTACGCGCTGCTGGCGGAGCCGGTGGACGCGCTGATCGATGCGGAGCGGCTGGAGTTCCGGCGGGCGTTCCGGGATGTCGTGGCCGAGCACGTTGCCGATGGCGTACGGGCGGGTGTGCTGCCCGCGCAGGACGCGAAGATCACCGCCGCCGCCTTGGTGGGTGCTGCGGCCGAGGTGCTGATCGGCCCGCTGACCAGTGGCGGGACCGCTGATGTCGTCGAGTTGCGCACGTTTGTCGTGCGGTCCTTGGGAGGTTCGGATGTCCGTCACGCATGA
- a CDS encoding ATP-binding protein — MANTHDWSRTVDVEHLESVRRRPDVFAPGGARHLLLEVLAYPSEEAEDLGAGRACVTFHPDGSISVTDEGRGTVTQVDEEGRTIRKPVMATRDLRFVDSPEPPLLPDGHPRRGMSVVAALSVWLVHTNRRDGASWTQRYEWGVPVTDLTPVPVVGSTGTTVHFLPDPALLPVCELGPVDFGPHLTLTEDVN; from the coding sequence ATGGCAAACACCCATGACTGGTCCCGGACGGTCGACGTCGAACACCTCGAGTCGGTCCGCCGGCGCCCGGACGTCTTCGCTCCCGGCGGTGCGCGGCACCTGTTGCTGGAAGTCCTGGCTTATCCGTCCGAGGAAGCCGAAGACCTCGGCGCGGGACGCGCGTGCGTCACCTTCCACCCCGACGGCTCGATCTCGGTGACTGACGAAGGTCGTGGCACCGTCACCCAGGTTGATGAGGAAGGCCGCACCATCCGGAAACCCGTGATGGCGACCCGGGATCTCCGGTTCGTCGACTCCCCCGAGCCGCCGCTCCTCCCCGACGGTCATCCGCGCCGCGGCATGTCAGTGGTCGCCGCGCTGAGCGTGTGGCTGGTGCACACCAATCGCCGGGACGGTGCCTCGTGGACACAGCGGTACGAGTGGGGTGTGCCCGTCACGGACCTCACTCCGGTCCCGGTGGTCGGCTCTACCGGGACGACCGTCCACTTTCTCCCCGATCCCGCTCTGCTGCCCGTGTGCGAGCTGGGCCCGGTCGACTTCGGGCCGCACCTGACGTTGACCGAAGATGTGAATTAG
- a CDS encoding tyrosine-type recombinase/integrase translates to MRYKIRMQLSQAQQAFFAARRPRKDSPHTTAAYRRDLAGITTLLLAEAGRSEDELEVEHLTAPVLRAVFGAFADGHAKSSVLRAWSTWNQFLTFCVSDGLLAGNPMGAVARPKTPPLTPKPLRGEETPERLLAAAADGARRARDPWPERDVLVLALGLVAGLRAAEMRALAPRSVVGRAGELRLHVHGKGSRDRSIPVQPVLAKLIEAYVESCRRRFPQRRFSSSEPLLRDRAGEPIGRGALEYLVKSCYRWAGLHDRVPTGANLHALRHTFATRLAEDGATASEIMNLLGHASLATSQNYIEATGREQRAAAASNRTYRALDGLGAPE, encoded by the coding sequence GTGCGGTACAAGATCCGGATGCAGCTTTCCCAGGCGCAGCAAGCCTTCTTCGCGGCCCGGCGGCCGCGCAAGGATTCGCCGCACACCACTGCCGCTTACCGGCGCGACCTCGCCGGGATCACCACTCTCCTGCTGGCCGAGGCGGGCCGGTCCGAGGACGAGCTGGAGGTCGAGCACCTGACCGCCCCGGTGCTGCGGGCGGTCTTCGGCGCGTTCGCCGACGGGCACGCGAAAAGCTCGGTGCTGCGGGCCTGGTCGACGTGGAACCAGTTCCTCACCTTCTGCGTGTCGGACGGGCTGCTGGCCGGCAATCCGATGGGCGCGGTGGCCCGGCCCAAGACTCCCCCGCTGACGCCGAAGCCGTTGCGGGGCGAGGAAACCCCGGAGCGTCTGCTCGCCGCTGCGGCCGATGGCGCGCGGCGGGCGCGGGATCCGTGGCCGGAGCGGGACGTGCTGGTGCTGGCCCTCGGGCTGGTCGCCGGTCTCCGGGCGGCGGAGATGCGGGCGCTGGCTCCGCGGTCGGTCGTGGGACGCGCGGGTGAGCTGCGGCTGCACGTCCACGGGAAGGGCAGCCGGGACCGGTCGATCCCGGTGCAGCCGGTGCTGGCGAAACTGATCGAGGCGTACGTCGAGTCGTGCCGGCGGCGGTTCCCCCAGCGGCGGTTCTCATCCTCGGAGCCGTTGCTGCGGGATCGCGCGGGCGAGCCGATCGGGCGCGGGGCGTTGGAGTACCTGGTGAAGTCGTGTTACCGCTGGGCCGGCCTGCACGACCGGGTGCCGACGGGGGCGAATCTGCACGCCCTGAGGCACACCTTCGCGACGCGGCTGGCGGAGGACGGCGCGACGGCGTCGGAGATCATGAACCTGCTGGGCCACGCGAGCCTGGCCACGAGCCAGAACTACATCGAGGCGACCGGGCGCGAGCAGCGGGCGGCTGCGGCGAGCAACCGGACCTACCGGGCACTGGACGGGCTGGGCGCGCCGGAGTGA
- a CDS encoding glycerophosphodiester phosphodiesterase: MRPPFPYLAGSLPRAFAHRGWHLGDLAGMENSLPAFRQAVAEGYRYVETDVHATSDGVVVVHHDGTLDRTTDGGGEIAAQTWAQLKNVKVGGREPLSRLEDVLEELPEACFNIDVKSNGAVEPFVRVLKRTGAHGRVAAASFSDARLARLRRLAGPELLTAMGPRSVLALWAQGWMPLLPVGRLASGWLAQVPVRQGPLTVVDRSFVKAAERAGAEVHTWTIDDPAQMRELLDLGVHGIVTDRPDLLREVLVERGAWQPAE, translated from the coding sequence ATGCGCCCACCGTTTCCGTACCTGGCCGGCTCGCTCCCCCGTGCGTTCGCCCACCGCGGCTGGCATCTCGGTGACCTGGCCGGGATGGAGAACTCGCTGCCGGCGTTCCGGCAGGCGGTGGCCGAGGGCTACCGGTACGTGGAGACGGATGTGCACGCGACGTCGGACGGGGTGGTCGTGGTGCACCACGACGGCACGCTCGACCGGACCACCGACGGCGGCGGGGAGATCGCGGCGCAGACGTGGGCGCAGCTGAAAAACGTGAAGGTCGGCGGGCGGGAGCCCTTGTCGCGTCTGGAGGACGTGCTCGAGGAGCTGCCCGAGGCGTGCTTCAACATCGACGTGAAGTCGAACGGCGCGGTGGAGCCGTTCGTACGGGTGCTGAAGCGGACCGGGGCGCATGGCCGGGTCGCGGCGGCCTCGTTCTCGGACGCCCGCCTGGCGCGGCTGCGGCGGCTGGCGGGGCCGGAGCTGCTGACGGCGATGGGTCCGCGGTCGGTGCTGGCGCTGTGGGCTCAGGGCTGGATGCCGCTCCTGCCGGTCGGACGGCTGGCGAGTGGCTGGCTGGCGCAGGTCCCGGTGCGGCAGGGGCCGCTGACGGTGGTGGACCGGTCGTTCGTGAAGGCGGCGGAGCGGGCCGGGGCCGAGGTGCACACCTGGACCATCGACGATCCGGCGCAGATGCGGGAGTTGCTGGACCTCGGCGTACACGGGATCGTGACGGACCGGCCGGACCTGCTGCGTGAGGTGCTGGTCGAGCGGGGTGCGTGGCAGCCGGCCGAGTGA
- a CDS encoding transglycosylase family protein, which produces MTNRVRTAHRAAARCLILALAVLGLQLAVTGAASADPSSNSWAKLRMCEASGRYNTNTGNGYYGAYQFNLDTWRSVGGQGRPDQASPREQDYRALYLYRMRGWQPWECAGMLSLAADNDARSKRVPSYDDSAYMGGGGQPAPPAPAPKPTPAPPSGAMPAWPGLVYAYGDCAPALKTFQLRMNAFGYGFTGTGCYYDKTRDAVLALQRANGINDSGRLGPKTWKAAWEGKPPR; this is translated from the coding sequence ATGACCAACCGCGTTCGCACTGCTCACCGGGCCGCGGCGAGATGCCTGATCCTCGCCCTGGCCGTGCTCGGCTTGCAGCTCGCCGTCACCGGCGCCGCGTCCGCGGACCCCAGTTCCAACTCCTGGGCCAAACTCCGCATGTGCGAGGCCAGCGGCCGCTACAACACCAACACCGGAAACGGCTACTACGGCGCTTACCAGTTCAACCTCGACACCTGGCGCAGCGTCGGCGGGCAGGGCCGCCCCGACCAGGCCAGCCCCCGCGAACAGGACTACCGCGCGCTCTACCTGTACCGCATGCGCGGCTGGCAGCCCTGGGAGTGCGCCGGCATGCTCAGCCTCGCCGCCGACAACGACGCCCGCAGCAAGCGCGTCCCCTCCTACGACGATTCCGCCTACATGGGCGGCGGTGGCCAGCCCGCCCCGCCGGCCCCCGCGCCCAAGCCCACCCCGGCACCGCCGTCCGGCGCGATGCCCGCCTGGCCCGGCCTCGTCTACGCGTACGGCGACTGCGCCCCCGCCCTCAAGACCTTCCAGCTCCGGATGAACGCCTTCGGCTACGGCTTCACCGGCACCGGCTGCTACTACGACAAAACCCGCGACGCCGTCCTCGCCCTCCAGCGCGCCAACGGCATCAACGACTCCGGCCGCCTCGGCCCGAAGACCTGGAAAGCCGCCTGGGAAGGCAAACCGCCCCGCTGA
- a CDS encoding MFS transporter — translation MTLADTRDRKRERWGWYFYDWANSPFYSSVTTVFGALYMSTIAASDAKQNITLNGDRPCVGVTGADDKLRNCDVSLFGLHFPAGSTWGYLLSAATVVQVLVLPIAGAVADRSRNKRRILGGFALLGAVASALMFFMAGSDWQLGAALFIVANIGYGGSLVVYYSFLVDIAEPDERDDVSAKGWAFGYLGGGVALALQLAFYLSRDSLGVSTETAVRICFLTSGLWWAVFTVPTLRALPRVHVPAAVECGVSVLRAGFRELRQTLREARQFPLTLAFLGSYLLFADGINTVVSVSAQYGKDELRFSDEVLIVTVLVIQFVAYAGGALHGLVARRLGAKRTILGSLVLWVVVLGCAYFVQPGKSLQFYALAVGIGLVLGGTNALSRSLFSQMIPAGKDAQYYSLYVVGEKGTSWLGPLVFAGVGQATGSFRLAIVALVVFFVLGLVFVALVPVRRAIVAAGNRPPEVL, via the coding sequence ATGACGCTGGCCGACACCCGTGACAGGAAGCGGGAACGGTGGGGCTGGTACTTCTACGACTGGGCGAATTCCCCGTTCTATTCGTCGGTCACGACGGTGTTCGGCGCGCTCTACATGAGCACGATCGCGGCCTCGGACGCGAAACAGAACATCACCCTTAACGGGGACAGGCCTTGTGTCGGCGTCACGGGCGCGGACGACAAGCTGCGGAACTGCGACGTCTCGTTGTTCGGCCTTCATTTCCCGGCCGGTTCGACGTGGGGCTACCTGCTTTCGGCGGCGACGGTGGTGCAGGTGCTGGTGCTGCCGATCGCGGGCGCGGTGGCGGACCGGAGCCGGAACAAGCGGCGGATCCTGGGCGGGTTCGCGCTGCTGGGCGCGGTGGCGTCGGCGCTGATGTTCTTCATGGCCGGCTCGGACTGGCAGCTGGGCGCGGCGCTGTTCATCGTGGCGAACATCGGCTACGGCGGTTCGCTGGTCGTCTACTACTCGTTCCTGGTGGACATCGCCGAGCCGGACGAGCGGGACGACGTTTCGGCCAAGGGCTGGGCGTTCGGGTACCTGGGCGGCGGGGTGGCACTGGCGTTGCAGCTGGCGTTCTACCTGAGCCGGGATTCGCTGGGGGTCAGCACGGAGACGGCAGTGCGGATCTGCTTCCTCACCTCGGGTCTGTGGTGGGCGGTGTTCACGGTGCCGACGTTGCGCGCGCTCCCCCGCGTCCACGTGCCGGCGGCCGTCGAGTGCGGGGTGTCGGTGCTGCGGGCGGGGTTCCGGGAGCTGCGCCAGACGCTGCGCGAGGCCCGGCAGTTCCCGCTGACGCTGGCGTTCCTGGGCAGTTACCTGCTGTTCGCGGACGGGATCAACACGGTGGTCAGCGTGTCGGCGCAGTACGGGAAGGACGAGCTGCGGTTCTCCGACGAGGTGCTGATCGTGACGGTGCTGGTGATCCAGTTCGTCGCGTACGCGGGCGGGGCGCTGCACGGGCTGGTGGCGCGGCGGCTCGGCGCGAAGCGGACGATCCTGGGCAGCCTGGTGCTGTGGGTCGTGGTGCTGGGGTGCGCGTATTTCGTGCAGCCCGGCAAGTCGTTGCAGTTCTACGCGCTGGCGGTGGGGATCGGGCTGGTGCTGGGCGGGACGAACGCGTTGTCGCGGTCGCTGTTCAGCCAGATGATCCCGGCCGGGAAGGACGCGCAGTACTACTCGCTGTACGTCGTGGGCGAGAAGGGCACGTCGTGGCTGGGCCCGCTGGTGTTCGCGGGCGTGGGCCAGGCGACGGGGTCGTTCCGGCTGGCGATCGTGGCGCTGGTGGTGTTCTTCGTGCTCGGGCTGGTGTTCGTGGCGCTGGTGCCGGTGCGGCGCGCGATCGTGGCCGCGGGGAACCGTCCGCCGGAGGTGCTGTGA
- a CDS encoding thymidine kinase, producing MTALNDSGLDAPPPAEDPTDALSPVPPAGARLSAVPGGRLKFCYGPMDCGKSTLALQIDHNHARQGRRGLVLVRHDRSGEPQITSRIGITRRATEVGTGTDVRELVRAQWARGQHVDYIIVDEAQFLSPAQVDQLAELADEAAVDVYCFGIATDFRSRLFPGAARLFEVADDLQPVQVEVLCWCGLPGRFNARVRDDKILREGDTVVVADTEQVIVETSASARSDAEMATVRYQVLCRRHFRSGDLGPATEHHGQLRLS from the coding sequence GTGACTGCGCTCAACGACAGCGGGCTCGATGCTCCGCCGCCCGCGGAAGACCCCACCGACGCCCTGTCCCCGGTTCCCCCGGCGGGCGCGCGGCTCAGCGCGGTCCCCGGCGGGCGGCTGAAGTTCTGTTACGGCCCGATGGACTGCGGGAAGTCGACGCTCGCGCTGCAGATCGACCACAACCACGCGCGGCAGGGCCGTCGCGGGCTGGTGCTGGTGCGCCACGACCGCTCCGGCGAGCCGCAGATCACCAGCCGGATCGGGATCACACGGCGGGCGACTGAGGTCGGCACGGGCACCGACGTGCGGGAGCTGGTGCGCGCGCAGTGGGCGCGGGGGCAGCACGTGGACTACATCATCGTGGACGAGGCGCAGTTCCTCTCCCCCGCGCAGGTGGACCAGCTGGCGGAGCTGGCCGACGAGGCGGCCGTCGACGTGTACTGCTTCGGCATCGCGACGGACTTCCGGAGCCGGCTGTTCCCGGGGGCCGCGCGGCTGTTCGAAGTGGCCGATGACCTGCAGCCCGTCCAGGTGGAGGTGCTGTGCTGGTGCGGGCTGCCGGGCCGGTTCAACGCGCGGGTCAGGGATGACAAAATACTTCGCGAGGGTGACACTGTTGTAGTAGCTGACACGGAGCAGGTCATAGTTGAAACTTCAGCTTCGGCACGATCTGATGCCGAAATGGCTACGGTCCGTTATCAGGTACTGTGCCGCCGACACTTCCGTTCGGGCGACCTGGGTCCCGCGACCGAGCACCACGGTCAGTTACGGTTGTCATGA
- a CDS encoding RNA polymerase-binding protein RbpA, whose protein sequence is MADRVLRGSRLGAVSYETDRNHDLAPRRTVRYACPKNHEFEVPFSDDAEIPTVWECRLHGSESEIVDGGQPEQKKTKPPRTHWDMLLERRSIPELEDLLNERLAELKGRRTSRSA, encoded by the coding sequence ATGGCCGACCGTGTTCTCCGTGGAAGCCGGCTGGGAGCGGTCAGCTACGAGACCGACCGCAACCACGATCTCGCCCCGCGTCGCACCGTGCGCTACGCCTGCCCCAAGAACCACGAGTTCGAGGTGCCGTTCTCCGACGACGCCGAGATCCCGACGGTGTGGGAGTGCAGGCTGCACGGCAGCGAGTCCGAGATCGTCGATGGCGGGCAGCCCGAGCAGAAGAAGACCAAGCCCCCCAGGACCCACTGGGACATGCTGCTGGAGCGCCGCTCCATTCCCGAGCTCGAGGATCTGTTGAACGAACGTCTCGCCGAGCTCAAGGGACGTCGGACCAGCCGGTCCGCGTGA
- a CDS encoding S9 family peptidase: MISLPEQLARTRRFTLGAPDRFRLTQGGVVLFLRSRGGEDPVDCLWALDLSGTERLLADPARLSGDTIGAYETGGALAAFVHGGGLWTVDVGGGSPGRLPVEGPVSDPRPDPSGMRIAYVRDGALRVAEADGTGDRALLVPDSPGVSYGVGEHTDDGHWWSPDGSRLLVARVDSAAVALWHTTDPARPDRPARAYRYAAVGQANADVALWITGLDGERTEVKWDRDAFEYLVDASWTALGPTALVQSRDQQTVRFLGIDPVSGATTVLHEQRDAAWVQVVPGLPARTDAGAVVAHVDEPETRRLTVDGAAVTPPGLQLRAVLDVDGDDVLFTASEEPTETHLWRWRADGLRQLSAVPGVHSGVRRGGTLVQVALGPDSPGGRVTVVREGQPTVPVTSLVARPVLDVDATRLVLGPRELRAALYLPSWHRPGDRLPVLLDPYGGAARQQVTAGLDWRMLTAQWFAEQGFAVLAADGAGTPGRGPAWERESYGDLLSPVLDDQVTALHEAARRFPDLDLARVGIRGWSFGGCLATFAVLRRPDVFHAAVAGAGVTDQLLYNAHWRERFLGHPADFPSRYEALSLVRAAPSLTRPLLLIHGLADDNVHPANTVRLSAALLAAGRPHEVLLLPGAGHQVMGSPFTVGVLQRQAGFLQRHLGEPG; this comes from the coding sequence ATGATCTCCCTGCCCGAACAGCTGGCCCGTACGCGGCGATTCACTCTGGGCGCGCCGGATCGGTTCCGTCTGACTCAGGGCGGGGTGGTGCTGTTCCTGCGGAGCCGGGGCGGCGAGGACCCGGTGGACTGCCTGTGGGCGCTGGACCTCTCGGGGACCGAGCGGCTGCTGGCGGATCCCGCGCGGCTGTCCGGGGACACAATCGGTGCCTACGAGACGGGCGGCGCGCTGGCGGCGTTCGTCCACGGCGGGGGCTTGTGGACGGTGGACGTCGGCGGTGGTTCCCCGGGGCGGCTGCCGGTCGAAGGCCCGGTCAGCGATCCCCGGCCGGACCCGAGTGGAATGCGCATCGCTTACGTCCGTGACGGAGCCTTGCGAGTGGCCGAGGCCGACGGGACCGGCGACCGGGCGCTCCTGGTGCCTGACTCCCCCGGTGTTTCGTACGGCGTCGGCGAGCACACCGACGACGGCCATTGGTGGTCGCCGGACGGGTCGCGGCTGCTGGTCGCCCGCGTGGACTCCGCCGCGGTGGCGCTTTGGCACACCACCGACCCGGCTCGGCCGGACCGCCCCGCGCGGGCGTACCGCTACGCCGCGGTTGGCCAGGCGAACGCCGACGTCGCGTTGTGGATCACGGGGCTGGACGGCGAGCGCACGGAGGTGAAGTGGGACCGGGATGCGTTCGAGTACCTGGTCGATGCCTCCTGGACTGCTCTCGGGCCGACCGCTCTGGTGCAGTCACGCGATCAGCAGACCGTCCGGTTCCTCGGCATCGACCCCGTCAGCGGAGCGACAACCGTCCTGCACGAGCAACGGGACGCGGCGTGGGTGCAGGTCGTACCCGGCCTGCCCGCGCGGACGGACGCCGGTGCCGTCGTGGCGCACGTCGACGAGCCCGAGACGCGGCGGCTCACGGTGGACGGTGCGGCCGTCACTCCGCCGGGCCTCCAGCTTCGGGCCGTGCTGGACGTCGATGGTGACGACGTGCTGTTCACCGCGTCCGAAGAACCCACCGAAACGCACCTCTGGCGCTGGCGGGCGGACGGTCTCCGACAACTGAGCGCCGTGCCAGGCGTCCACTCCGGTGTACGGCGCGGCGGCACGTTGGTCCAGGTCGCCCTCGGCCCGGACTCCCCCGGCGGCCGGGTGACGGTCGTGCGCGAGGGGCAGCCGACGGTGCCGGTCACGTCGCTGGTGGCGCGGCCGGTGCTGGATGTCGACGCGACGCGGCTGGTCCTCGGGCCGCGAGAGCTGCGGGCGGCGCTGTACCTGCCGTCGTGGCACCGGCCGGGCGACCGTCTGCCCGTGCTGCTCGACCCGTACGGCGGCGCGGCGCGCCAGCAGGTCACGGCCGGGCTGGACTGGCGGATGCTGACCGCGCAGTGGTTCGCGGAGCAGGGTTTCGCCGTCCTGGCCGCCGACGGCGCCGGCACCCCGGGCCGCGGCCCGGCCTGGGAACGCGAGTCGTACGGCGACCTGCTCAGCCCGGTTCTGGACGACCAGGTCACCGCACTGCACGAGGCCGCGCGCCGGTTTCCCGACCTCGACCTGGCCCGCGTCGGCATCCGCGGCTGGTCCTTCGGCGGTTGCCTCGCGACGTTCGCCGTCCTGCGCCGGCCGGACGTCTTCCACGCCGCCGTCGCCGGCGCGGGCGTCACCGATCAGCTGCTGTACAACGCCCATTGGCGCGAACGCTTCCTCGGCCACCCCGCCGACTTCCCCTCGCGGTACGAAGCGCTGTCGCTGGTGCGCGCCGCACCGTCGCTGACCCGGCCGTTGCTCCTGATCCACGGCCTCGCGGACGACAACGTCCACCCGGCGAACACGGTCCGCCTGTCCGCCGCGCTCCTGGCCGCCGGACGGCCGCACGAGGTGCTGCTCCTGCCGGGTGCCGGGCATCAGGTGATGGGGTCGCCGTTCACCGTGGGCGTGCTGCAGCGTCAGGCCGGGTTTTTGCAGCGTCATCTGGGCGAGCCAGGATAG
- a CDS encoding DUF4474 domain-containing protein, which yields MSAVFDKIHQLADQVQKGSPADLDDRARTCRAAKEAVNDAKSLVESVRTELAEGWHGGAGEAALSSLDDFKKNRDAQAEDLEDSARSFEVVRDALAKAQQEAGSKRADAQALQDKLDGMWKDHAHGKGNIVLAWAKDKIAKAEALALLADLELVVKTYDAVLLAEGLKIRNKPGQVWELAGSEKRNIAEIGALILREIPGIAALVAKNPKLRLALVTGDWDKIMQDPEVAQKIYDYFGFKYVKDGDFYTTGEHSVQRYLGWHDIYDKLEKVIGADLHRTSDNGDNMEFTDPKTGKKYRLELWKGSYGFGGAFGGEVGFYTSDAKNNSGYFNAAQGDDQIKVTQQIYDKKSGKVYFTNDGQGADGTDKRHFWNLGIRTEPGVHPADLGQRATIEVRDSEMRDRMYDEMTRYATAHPEANLKVTKGSDHPPTLSYDWQE from the coding sequence ATGAGCGCGGTGTTCGACAAGATCCACCAGCTCGCCGACCAGGTCCAGAAGGGCAGCCCGGCCGACCTGGACGATCGGGCGCGGACCTGCCGGGCCGCCAAGGAAGCGGTCAACGACGCCAAGTCCTTGGTGGAGAGCGTCCGGACCGAGCTGGCCGAGGGCTGGCACGGTGGGGCCGGCGAGGCGGCGCTGTCCTCGCTGGACGACTTCAAGAAGAACCGCGACGCGCAGGCCGAGGACCTGGAGGACTCGGCCCGGTCGTTCGAGGTGGTCCGCGACGCGCTGGCGAAGGCCCAGCAGGAGGCCGGCAGCAAGCGCGCGGACGCTCAGGCGTTGCAGGACAAGCTCGACGGCATGTGGAAGGACCATGCGCACGGCAAGGGCAACATCGTGCTCGCCTGGGCGAAGGACAAGATCGCCAAGGCCGAGGCGCTGGCCCTGCTGGCCGATCTGGAGCTGGTGGTCAAGACCTACGACGCGGTGCTGCTCGCCGAGGGCTTGAAGATCCGCAACAAACCGGGCCAGGTGTGGGAGCTGGCGGGCTCGGAAAAGCGCAATATCGCCGAGATCGGCGCGCTCATCCTCCGTGAGATCCCCGGTATCGCCGCGCTGGTCGCGAAAAACCCCAAGCTCCGGCTCGCCCTGGTCACGGGCGACTGGGACAAGATCATGCAGGACCCCGAGGTCGCGCAGAAGATCTACGACTATTTCGGCTTCAAATACGTCAAGGACGGCGATTTCTACACCACCGGCGAGCATTCCGTACAGCGTTACCTGGGCTGGCACGACATCTACGACAAGCTGGAGAAGGTCATCGGCGCGGACCTGCACCGCACCAGCGACAACGGCGACAACATGGAGTTCACCGACCCGAAAACCGGGAAGAAGTACCGGCTGGAACTGTGGAAGGGCAGTTACGGATTCGGCGGCGCGTTCGGCGGCGAAGTCGGTTTCTACACCAGCGACGCCAAGAACAATTCCGGGTACTTCAACGCGGCCCAGGGCGACGACCAGATCAAGGTGACCCAGCAGATCTACGACAAGAAAAGCGGCAAGGTCTACTTCACCAACGACGGCCAGGGCGCCGACGGCACCGACAAGCGGCACTTCTGGAACCTCGGGATCCGCACCGAGCCCGGAGTGCATCCCGCGGACCTGGGCCAGCGCGCGACGATCGAGGTGCGGGACTCGGAGATGCGTGACCGGATGTACGACGAGATGACCCGTTACGCCACCGCGCACCCCGAGGCGAACCTCAAGGTGACGAAGGGCTCCGACCACCCGCCCACGCTCAGCTACGACTGGCAGGAGTGA
- a CDS encoding polyprenol monophosphomannose synthase, with product MAQAPRGAEGIEPVLVVIPTYNERENLGPVLDRLHKVLPDVHVLVVDDGSPDGTGELADERADGDDRVHVLHRTEKAGLGKAYIAGFRWGLAKGYATFVEMDADGSHAPEDLPRLLDAVGDADLSIGSRYVPGGSTVNWPMSRKVLSRGANVYSRIAMGLKVSDMTAGFRAYRRPVLEKLELDEIASHGYCFQIDLTRRTADAGFEIVEVPITFTDREIGVSKMSGDIMREAFFRVAAWGVQRRVTQVKRLFGRG from the coding sequence ATGGCGCAGGCGCCGCGGGGGGCCGAAGGAATCGAGCCGGTGCTGGTGGTGATCCCGACGTACAACGAGCGGGAGAACCTCGGCCCGGTTCTGGACCGCCTGCACAAGGTACTCCCGGACGTCCACGTGCTGGTCGTCGACGACGGCAGCCCGGACGGCACCGGTGAGCTGGCCGACGAGCGCGCGGACGGCGACGACCGCGTCCACGTGCTGCACCGCACCGAGAAGGCCGGCCTGGGCAAGGCGTACATCGCCGGGTTCCGCTGGGGCCTGGCCAAGGGCTACGCGACGTTCGTGGAGATGGACGCGGACGGCTCGCACGCCCCGGAGGACCTGCCGCGCCTGCTGGACGCCGTCGGCGACGCCGACCTGTCCATCGGCTCGCGGTACGTGCCCGGCGGCAGCACGGTGAACTGGCCGATGAGCCGCAAGGTGCTCTCCCGCGGCGCGAACGTGTACTCGCGGATCGCGATGGGCCTGAAGGTGTCGGACATGACGGCGGGATTCCGCGCGTACCGGCGCCCGGTGCTGGAGAAGCTGGAGCTGGACGAGATCGCCTCGCACGGCTACTGCTTCCAGATCGACCTGACCCGCCGGACCGCTGACGCGGGCTTCGAGATCGTCGAGGTCCCGATCACCTTCACCGACCGCGAGATCGGCGTGTCGAAGATGAGCGGCGACATCATGCGCGAGGCGTTCTTCCGGGTGGCGGCCTGGGGTGTGCAGCGCCGGGTCACCCAGGTGAAGCGGCTGTTCGGGCGCGGCTGA